One genomic region from Granulicatella adiacens ATCC 49175 encodes:
- a CDS encoding alpha/beta hydrolase, which yields MEALWLRKEGNTRAVILFHAYTGTPADVRMLAQFLHRHDYAVYVPVFSGHGTPYVDDILNNSPSKWYEDAKKAIEFVKNSGFNTIASFGLSMGGIMATKAATEQLVDYAGTFCSPISVRNPQLPGLLKGFMMYAQASYLKLNRPFDSIEMKLKAQKQLDELQIFSSEVASNLDKVTGSFYIAQGEQDTLVNPEASLELKEALVNAQVELHWYEEAGHVITVSPVRKEFQETVLSFLNQQEWR from the coding sequence ATGGAAGCATTATGGTTAAGAAAAGAAGGTAATACAAGAGCGGTGATTTTATTTCATGCTTATACTGGGACACCGGCAGATGTGAGAATGCTTGCGCAGTTTCTACATCGTCATGATTATGCAGTCTATGTTCCCGTATTTTCTGGCCATGGAACTCCTTATGTCGATGATATTCTTAATAATTCTCCTAGTAAATGGTATGAAGATGCTAAAAAAGCGATCGAATTTGTTAAAAATTCGGGGTTTAATACGATTGCATCTTTTGGTCTATCTATGGGAGGAATTATGGCTACAAAGGCCGCAACGGAGCAACTGGTAGATTATGCTGGGACTTTTTGCTCACCGATTTCTGTAAGAAATCCGCAACTTCCTGGGCTGTTAAAAGGTTTTATGATGTATGCTCAAGCTTCTTATTTAAAACTAAATCGTCCTTTTGATAGTATCGAGATGAAGTTGAAAGCCCAAAAGCAATTAGATGAACTACAAATCTTTTCAAGTGAAGTAGCATCTAATTTAGATAAAGTAACAGGAAGTTTTTATATTGCACAAGGGGAACAAGATACACTTGTAAATCCTGAAGCCTCTTTAGAATTAAAAGAAGCTTTGGTGAATGCTCAAGTGGAATTACATTGGTATGAAGAAGCGGGGCACGTGATTACGGTTAGTCCTGTTAGAAAGGAATTCCAAGAGACTGTTCTCTCTTTTCTAAATCAACAAGAATGGAGGTAA
- the rnr gene encoding ribonuclease R — MRQSLEEILMVFFMEHESESFFVQEISEHFGFTGSKDFKILVKQLADLEDSGKIVLTRQGKFGFNQKNRTLEGTFRLNDKGFGFVTVEEGKPDIFIPRTDVHGAMDGDTVAIRIVQEENPYNDKAASGTIVKIIERAVKQVVGIYTRYPSKIMMQTGYCGEIALKDSKLKKTKCYVTRKGLNPVDGTVVIAEVDSYETERHELVLKAHIVKEIGYKDAVGMDILMILHQLKIPTVFPDSVIEEANRVSDVISPEELEGRVDLRQELTVTIDGADAKDLDDAVALVKREDGTFVLTVSIADVSYYVTENSEMDKEAFERGTSVYLTDRVVPMLPQRLSNGICSLHPYEERLTLTARMEIDRSGTIYQHEIFPSVIQSNERLTYDEVNVLFNTNEASEKITPEIEEMLWNMKELHTILERRRMERGAIDFDTQEAKILVDEKGAPTEIVLRERGVAERLIESFMLAANETVARHYEQLKVPFIYRIHENPDSEKLQRFLEFITAFGITIKGKNDSITPKKLQKALNEVRGEPYEAVVSTMMLRSMKQAKYDITPTGHYGLAAEDYTHFTSPIRRYPDLIVHRMIRHYGKHPGHLSKKEEMLLEDKLQQIADQSSRMERLAVQAERDVNALKKAEYMQDKVGEEFDGIVSSVTKFGMFVELANTVEGLIHISHLKQDYFNFIESHMILLGERTGVSYRIGDRVRVKCVKVDVEAREVDFLLVEDAKLAKTERPRKGERFDDKSSKKRKKSKGRQRFKKAIKTKKKRR; from the coding sequence ATGAGACAATCATTAGAAGAAATCTTAATGGTTTTCTTTATGGAACATGAATCCGAAAGTTTTTTTGTTCAAGAAATTAGTGAGCATTTCGGATTTACTGGTTCAAAGGACTTTAAGATTTTAGTGAAACAATTAGCTGACCTCGAAGATTCTGGAAAAATTGTATTAACACGACAAGGTAAATTTGGATTCAATCAAAAAAATCGTACGTTAGAAGGAACATTCCGATTAAACGATAAAGGATTTGGTTTTGTCACAGTTGAAGAAGGAAAACCAGATATTTTTATCCCAAGAACGGATGTCCATGGCGCTATGGATGGAGACACAGTTGCGATTCGTATCGTACAAGAAGAAAATCCTTATAACGATAAAGCCGCAAGCGGAACAATCGTGAAAATCATAGAACGCGCTGTGAAGCAAGTGGTGGGGATTTATACACGTTATCCATCGAAGATTATGATGCAAACAGGCTATTGTGGCGAAATTGCATTAAAAGATTCTAAATTAAAGAAAACGAAATGTTATGTAACTAGAAAGGGATTAAACCCAGTTGACGGAACCGTCGTGATTGCTGAAGTTGACAGTTATGAAACAGAGCGTCACGAACTCGTCTTGAAGGCGCATATCGTCAAAGAAATCGGCTATAAAGACGCTGTCGGCATGGATATTTTAATGATTTTACATCAATTAAAAATTCCAACAGTATTCCCAGACTCTGTTATAGAGGAAGCCAACCGTGTGAGTGATGTGATCTCACCGGAAGAACTTGAAGGGCGTGTGGATTTACGCCAAGAATTAACCGTGACAATTGACGGAGCAGATGCCAAAGACTTAGATGATGCGGTAGCTCTAGTCAAACGCGAAGATGGAACCTTTGTCTTAACGGTATCCATCGCCGACGTTTCTTATTATGTAACGGAAAATTCTGAAATGGATAAGGAAGCATTCGAACGCGGAACAAGTGTGTATTTAACAGACCGTGTGGTTCCAATGTTACCGCAACGATTATCAAACGGAATCTGCTCGCTACATCCATATGAAGAGCGATTAACGTTAACTGCACGCATGGAAATTGACCGTAGCGGAACAATTTATCAGCACGAGATTTTCCCAAGTGTGATTCAATCGAACGAGCGATTAACTTATGATGAAGTGAATGTATTATTCAATACGAATGAAGCTTCCGAAAAAATCACTCCAGAGATTGAAGAAATGCTCTGGAATATGAAAGAATTACATACGATTCTTGAGCGTAGACGTATGGAACGTGGAGCGATTGACTTTGATACACAAGAAGCAAAAATTCTTGTGGACGAAAAAGGTGCCCCAACTGAAATTGTACTACGTGAACGTGGCGTAGCAGAGCGACTCATTGAGTCCTTTATGCTGGCTGCTAACGAAACAGTGGCTCGTCACTATGAACAATTGAAGGTTCCGTTTATCTATCGTATTCACGAAAATCCAGATAGCGAAAAACTCCAACGCTTCTTAGAGTTTATTACCGCATTTGGTATTACGATTAAAGGGAAGAACGATTCGATTACACCGAAGAAGTTGCAAAAAGCTTTGAATGAAGTACGCGGTGAGCCGTATGAAGCGGTGGTATCAACGATGATGCTCCGTTCAATGAAGCAAGCTAAATACGATATCACGCCAACGGGACACTATGGACTTGCGGCTGAGGATTATACGCACTTCACTTCGCCCATCCGTCGTTATCCAGACTTAATCGTTCATCGTATGATTCGTCATTACGGAAAACATCCAGGTCATTTATCGAAGAAAGAAGAAATGCTTCTAGAAGATAAGTTGCAACAAATTGCAGACCAATCGTCTCGTATGGAGCGACTTGCAGTACAGGCGGAACGCGATGTGAACGCATTGAAGAAAGCCGAATACATGCAAGATAAGGTTGGAGAGGAATTCGATGGTATCGTAAGCTCGGTGACAAAATTCGGAATGTTTGTGGAGTTAGCGAATACCGTAGAAGGATTAATTCATATTTCTCACTTGAAACAAGACTACTTTAACTTTATTGAAAGCCATATGATTTTACTTGGCGAACGTACGGGTGTAAGTTACCGTATTGGGGATCGTGTTCGTGTGAAATGTGTGAAAGTAGATGTGGAAGCTAGAGAAGTCGATTTCCTACTCGTAGAAGATGCAAAATTGGCTAAAACTGAACGACCAAGAAAAGGCGAACGCTTTGATGATAAGTCTTCTAAAAAGAGAAAAAAATCAAAAGGACGTCAACGTTTTAAAAAAGCCATTAAAACGAAAAAGAAAAGACGCTAG
- the secG gene encoding preprotein translocase subunit SecG yields MYNLILSLMVVVCVLLIIVVAMQPSKTNAASSLTGGAEQLFGKQKARGFEAFLIRVTVVLGTIFMLLAFALAYISSK; encoded by the coding sequence TTGTACAATTTGATTTTATCACTGATGGTAGTGGTATGCGTATTATTAATTATTGTAGTGGCTATGCAGCCTTCTAAGACAAATGCGGCAAGTTCTTTAACAGGTGGAGCAGAGCAATTATTTGGAAAACAAAAAGCACGTGGCTTTGAGGCGTTCTTAATTCGTGTTACTGTTGTTTTAGGAACAATCTTCATGCTGTTGGCTTTTGCTTTAGCATACATTTCATCAAAATAG
- the smpB gene encoding SsrA-binding protein SmpB, producing MPKGTNDKVLAQNRKASHDYTILETIEAGMVLTGTEIKSVRQARINLKDGYVSLKQGEAFLVGVHISPFEQGTLFNHDPLRTRKLLLHKKQINYLLEQVKQAGNTVVPLKVYIKNGVAKLLIGVAKGKKNYDKRDALKQKDMKREIDRAMKERY from the coding sequence ATGCCTAAAGGAACGAACGATAAAGTGCTCGCACAAAATCGAAAAGCAAGTCATGACTATACAATTCTTGAAACGATTGAAGCTGGGATGGTCTTAACCGGAACAGAAATCAAATCAGTTCGTCAAGCGCGTATCAATTTAAAAGATGGATATGTGAGCTTGAAGCAAGGAGAAGCTTTTCTTGTAGGGGTTCATATTAGTCCGTTTGAACAAGGGACGCTTTTCAATCATGACCCATTAAGAACTAGAAAATTATTGCTTCATAAAAAGCAAATCAATTATTTATTGGAGCAAGTAAAGCAAGCCGGCAACACAGTAGTGCCACTGAAGGTTTACATTAAAAATGGCGTTGCGAAGTTATTAATCGGAGTTGCGAAAGGGAAGAAAAATTACGATAAACGTGATGCCTTAAAGCAAAAGGATATGAAACGCGAAATCGACCGTGCAATGAAAGAAAGATATTAA